From a single Aggregatilinea lenta genomic region:
- a CDS encoding NADH-quinone oxidoreductase subunit A has protein sequence MNLNEWIFVGLFLAIAWTLPAAPIVLGKILAPQRPNSAKNATYECGVETLGNTWVQFRAQYYIFALVFVLFDVEVVFLFPWALAFGKLGLFAVFEMAVFILLLVAALVYTWRKGALEWV, from the coding sequence ATGAACTTGAACGAATGGATTTTTGTCGGACTTTTTTTGGCAATTGCCTGGACACTGCCCGCTGCGCCGATCGTACTCGGTAAGATCCTGGCTCCGCAGCGCCCAAATTCCGCCAAGAATGCGACCTACGAATGCGGCGTCGAGACCCTGGGCAACACCTGGGTCCAGTTCCGCGCGCAGTATTACATCTTCGCGCTGGTCTTCGTCCTGTTCGACGTCGAGGTCGTATTCCTGTTCCCCTGGGCGCTCGCTTTCGGCAAGTTAGGGCTGTTCGCCGTCTTCGAGATGGCGGTCTTCATTCTGCTGCTGGTCGCCGCACTGGTCTATACCTGGCGCAAAGGCGCGCTCGAGTGGGTCTAG